DNA from Athene noctua chromosome Z, bAthNoc1.hap1.1, whole genome shotgun sequence:
ttgttgaagaggTGTCTTAGTATTCTTTCCATGAACTCTGAGGGTTTTTTCATATAAGGCCTCGTCTTGGCTCATTGCTGTCTGTAAAGTTTCTCGGCTTTGTTGTCTTTGCCTGCCACAGGTGTCtgttggtttctctgccctccccaggatGTACCCACCAGAgctgcaaaaattatgtccttgggtgCATTCCTACCTGAGGCCCCTTATAGCAATTATGTCCTTGGGTCTGTCTTAACAGCAGTTAGCACCAACTctttgcaggcatcagctagcaggcatcacccccattccctgcctctgcactgctgaggagaggaggtagagatactgaGAACAaaattgagcctgggaagaagggagaggtggggataggtgtttttaaaatgtcttagCACTTCTCATTGTctcattctgtctgttaagtgttgttgctGTTAGTGTTTTGACCTAAAGCgaagttcttttttcttcctctaacgagtctgtcttttgcctgtgaccataagaGGTGAGCCAcccatccctgtcctcatctGGATTCCTGAGCCTTTCGATTCATCTtctccctcccagcactgggtggGTAAAGGGTGggtgaacagctgcatggtgctcagttgtcctctgggctcaaaccatgacaagtCCCTTCCTCTGTGGGACAGTACCATCCAAGCACAGGCAACTACTCAAAAACAagtgctttcagaagaaaaattaaactacATGTGAAGACTGACTGTGGAGTTGCTGGGGAAAGAGGATTCAAAGTGAAAAAAGATCCATGGCAGTACAGTATGATATGAGAGGAGTTAAGACACAGATAAAGGTCAAGGTTAGGAGTCACTTGGAAAGGACAGATGGGCTGCATGATAAAGAAAGCAGCTATCAGCTGCCTTTACCTTCATATGTGTGCAGGGATCTGGCAGTTGTGCTCCTCTGCCTGTGAGACCTTgcacagggagggagggacggagcagcagcccctgctctgTATGTCTGGGTCCACGTGCCTACTTATTCCCTGTCCTGAGGTAGAGGGGGTAATGGTGAGCTGTGGTAGAGGAGTCCCTCCCTCATCCTGATTTTGGATGAATATGAGTACTACATCCTTGGCATTGCATAAATTTAACCGTGTTAGCAAAAaattttcctgttatttaaaTAAGCTTGAACCTGGCTAACTTAGCAAAATATGAGTTATGTATTCTGCATAATAACTGAGTAATTTGTATTCAAATGTGTTCATTGTAGACAGCAATTGTAGAAAGGTAAGAACTTGCTATAGTGTATTTTGCTAATACAGATAATTCTGTCTTGATATAATGGAAAAAGGAAGCCCATTTAAGACACCATTCATCAACAAAACCACTACCCAtgctatgttttaaaaaaactattgAATTTCAGAACTGCACTCaattaaaataaactacaaattaagaactggaaaccaatttaagtcacagaaaataaatggaattcACTGAGTATTCAGTTTGTcatcttttcttttggaaaactgGACTGATTCAAGTCAGCTAACAACTGGGCCATAATATTGTTCACCCTGTATACCTCTGCTGTAACAGCATTAATGACTGGCTGCATTCATAAATTAAATCAGCAGAACAGTAAACATGGACAAATAATTACAATAACCCTGAACCCTGGCTGCTGCATATTTTTGTAGCTGATGGATGGTACAGAGTTGGATAGTCTTCAGTGAACATTCTTATATATGTATTTCTAGAgctgaaaattgcttttttcctcagCTAAATATTGTCACACAAGGGCCAGGATCGATTGTTTAAATAGAACCCAGATGGACAGAATCCCTTGCATTTTCActcattaaaagtattttttaattacagagaTGTGTTCAGTTAGACTGAATATAATCATACTGACACTACCTCCTTTGGAAAGAAGGTGCAAACTCTGCATGAATCTACTGAATTCACTATCAGTAAAAGAAGGCTAAATCAATGTATATTTTAGACTTGCAATTGAATCCTTTTAAAACCTTAATTTGTGTAATTTCTTCCTAGACACTAAAATCTGCATGTCCTCCCAGTAACGTGCAGAAGCACATTGCACCTTTGCTTCTTGGGTAGAACATCAAGTGATCGATCACTCAGGCTGCTTCAGTGCCTAGTGAGTATATGAGCATGTAAATATGTAATTGTGAAAGACTCTTTATGCTTGCAATGTTTAAATCAATATCAGcagtgtattttctgaaaaaaaaaaaatattgtcattgATGTGACAGGTCTAGATTTCTGACATCAGTAAAGCATGAGAACAACTTTGAGCTTCAGCTTGTTAGTATTGAGCAGACATCCATTAACCTTGCCGGTGGTGCCACTGCATTGGATAGTGCATGAAAACATCCACTTGGTTTTAatggaaagtattttcttcctgcGAGTGTATAATACAACAGAAATACGTGGTTATTACGGCAGAAATATAGGCACCACTTCCAGCAGCCAGTcacttctggaagaaaaaaaaaaaaaaaaagaaaaagaaaaaaaaagttaatgaatcAGGAAATTTGTGAAGAATGCCAAGCTGGAAAGGATAAAATGTGGGGATGCACTGCATCCTGCTCGCTCCTTATCTGTGGAAGCAATTGAAGGTTCAGAGCCTCAGCGCGCAGCAGCTGTTCAGGAACTAACACTCCCGAAGAAAGCCTCGTGTTAAACTCAACAACCGGTTTCCGTACCGCGGGAGCGAACAACCGATCCCCATCTAGATCTTAGATCGGGCTGCATCATGCCTGAAAGCGAGCGGGCACTTTTCGGCCTCTATCAACAGGTCCCTCCTCAGTTCCGCGGGGCGCGGCCGCGCCCGTCCCCGCCGCGCAGCCCGGCAGCCCGGCTTCCCTCGCCAACCGCGCCGCCGTGGCTTCCTGCGCCGCTCGGCGCGCCGCtgcccgccaccgccgccgcccgacggcgcgccgccgcccgcggccccccgccctGCCGCCCTTCACCGCAGCGGGCTCCGCCGCCGGCTGGGCGGCAGCGGGGTGCGCGCCGGCGCGGAAATAGCTGCTGCCCACCGTGCCGAGGCCACGACGGGGCTGCCGCAGCGGGAGGTACCCTCGGTCCCGCCGCCGTCCCTCCCCGGGGGACTCGGGCTCTCCCCGTCGGCCCAGACGAGGGCAGGTGTTTGGGCGAGGGGCTGCTCCAACGCCCGCCCGAGGGGAGGCACCCGCCCTCCGAGGAAGAGgaagagcggcggcggcggcgggagagtCTACGCCCACCCGACGGAGTCGCCTCGGCAGCGCCCCCGCCCCCGAGGGTtcgcggggcagggccgggccccacggcgaggaggaggaggagcaggagcagacgTATCCGGGATTGGGggccgccggcgccgcccgcccggcttGTGGGAGGAGGCGGCAGGAGGAGGAGTGGCGGCGCGGGCCGCAGCGAGCTGGCAGGGCTCGGATCGGCGCGGCGCGGCTGCCccggaagatggcggcggcggaggcggcgggcaCCGCTGCTCCGGGCGGCGGGTGCTGCtcgccggcgggcggcggctcggTGCCCGTCCTCTTCTGCTTCTCCGTCTTCGCGCGGCCCTCCAGCGTGCCCCACGGCGCCGGCTACGAGCTGCTGATCCAGAAGTTCCTCAGCCTCTACGGGGACCAGATAGACATGCACCGCAAGTTCGTGGTGCAGCTCTTCGCCGAGGAGTGGAGCCAGTACATAGACCTGCCCAAGGGCTTCCTGGTCAGCGAGCGCTGCAAGGTGCGCCTGGTGCCGCTGCAGATACAGGTGAGACCCGACggcggggcagcgctggccgcCACAGGTGCGTGTGTGCGCGGgcggccccgtcccgccgccggcggcggctGCCCGGCCTCCCCTGGACCCTGCCGGGGAGAAGCGGCAGCGAGCTGGGGTCTCGGCGGCGGCCGGCGGTCCGCGGCGCGCTGGAGCCGTGGGCAGCGCCCCGCCATCCCACGATGACTTATTTCTCCGTGGAAACTTGTTTTACTGAGGCGGGGATGCAGCCGCGCTCCGCGCCACGTGCGTTTGGTAACCGGGCTTTGCCTTCACTGCCCCGTGAATGGGAAAATCGCCTGGTGGCTGAAATAATAACTTCTCCTTTAAAACAGGCGGCTGGTGCTACCCGGCCTTACCCAGAGGTAATGCCGCTAAGTGGAAACTCAGAGGGTTCTGCCAGACCTAGGTCTCATGGCTTGTAGGTACCAGCGATTTCTGTATCCCTTCTTGCCCCCAAAAGCTTTCTGATTTACAGGTTCCTAACTCACTAGTTTTGTGCCTATAAACCAGGAAGCCAGACTGCCAGACAAGTACAGTACGTGTGTTTCATACTAAGATATCTTCGTGCACACTGGAGGTTTGTGCTAGTCGTGCTGTAATAGTTCCACTTGAAGCAAAATTGCTTTCTTCGTTCTCCAGCATCaaagaaaacaactttaaaaaaaccccaaccacaaaccaaaacacatttattgttttaattcAGAACATACTTCTTAATTTATAACTAAGAAATTTTAGTTTATAGAGCCAACATTACTAACAATTTGAAAAAGCCATGtcataaaaaatgaaacattgcTTGTCTTCTGCTGGAACCCTGCTTAACTGTAGTCTCCTGAACCCATAAACTCTCAAGGTAGCCTGTTTGTTTAGATTGTATATCAAGGATGCCTTTGGAGTCTTTTGTCCCTTTCTTAACCCTGTGTATGGAAAGAGTGGTTAAGACGACCAAACTAGTTCAATAacttattttgttatttattattaattccATCACTTGTCATTCATTGTATTTACTTTGCAACCTTTCTCCTTTGTGCGTTGGAAACAGAATGGGTGGGGGCCCGTCCAGAGAAACTCGGAAGGGCAGCCTTTCCAACTTGCAGATGATTCAAGCaaggattttaaaaacagaatttgtgTGATTTGGGTGTGTAACAGTGGTGCAGGTCAGAATTTTGTTTCTTATCTGTGTGTGCAGATCACTGCTCTGCAGAGACTCTCTTGCAGATGACTTCTGCACTGAAACTATAAATGGAGCCTGAGGATTGGTAGTAGGATGTACACCTGGGTGTGAAAGGTCAGTGTTGAGACATGGAAGGAAACGTCATTCTCGGGGTGCAGATGCACTACCTAGCTTTGACTGCAGGGATTTGGAATGAACCAATATTTAATGCGATAATTGCCTAATTGATTAGCTGCTTTCACCCATACTGTTGCAATTCTGTGACAATAGCAACTGTTGATAGGAAAATGATGGTACTTGTGTAGTATTTTAGTTGCCGCCTTGATGTACTTCAGCAGCTGAGAATGTGCTGGAGACATCACAATAATGTCAGTCAGTTTGCCTTAAGCCGCCGGCAGGTGCTCTGAGATCATTCGTTTGGGGAACGTTTGGTCTGATACAGTCACAGCTGCACTTTTTAAGACCCTTTAGGATTTACTGATGGGAGGATTATACTTTCTTTCTGTATGTTGATTCATGCACTGCCACTGTTGTGTGccttcccccacaccccccattgCTGATCTTTTTATCTGCAGTTACACCTGACATAGGTTTGTCAACTCTGCATGCAGCATAGTCAGTTGAAATACCATTCTGAACATGTCTTTCAAGAGGGACAACCTTTGCTCACTGATGTGATTAGACTTGCATATTTGGAAACATTTAGTTTAATGTTAAGATTCACAGATACAAGCATCTGAATCCCTAGACAATAATTTCACTATTTTTATATGTGTGCTTTATAAAATATAAGTATGCGTTTAGTTATGGATGGCGTTTTAACCCCTAGGATCGTAGTGCCCATGAAGTCTGGAACCATATCCTCCCATTTTGATTCCTGTGCAGACCTGTCATGGAAGGATGCCTTTTGTTGTAGTGGCTCAAGAAATGTCAGCACCAAATGGTGTTTGATTGGGCTGTTTCAGTTTCCTGTCCCTGCACTTGAGAGGGGCAGTTACTCTCATGGAGGAGTCACCATATGTTGCCCTCAGAAAGCCACTCCACACAGCCCGGTTCAGGCCTTGATCTGTGCAGGGACATTTGCTCTCCAGTCATATTTGTGCCTTTGTAATGTGCTCATATATGTACATTTGGTTGGTTTAGCTGACCTGGAGCAAAACAGCCACTTTAACTTTTAATGGCCACGCAGTGTTAGGCAGGCTGGTGGATGCAGTAAACCCTGATGTTCAGCCTGGCTGCCACTCTTGGAACTCCTCAAACACAGTCTTGCGGTGAGGAGGGATTTTTCTTTTGGCCTCCCCCGACAGGTGAGGAGGGCATTTGCTCACATCTTGAGGAACTGACTGTTAGCAGAATGGAGCCATTTCTTTCCATTGGTTTTACatgtttcaaatatttctggTTGGGGCAGGGGAATTCAGGGCCACTTTAATCTCTTCTAACTCTAAATGCAGTTAAATAGTGCTATTAGAGCTGCTGTGTTTTGCTCTAACTGCTGTAGCTGTCTTTGGGGGAGAGAAGCAGTAAGCACTTTGGAGGTACTGGAAGACAAGACATCTATACTCTTTACAGCTTGTAATAGAGGAGTTTGGCCAGCATTCGAATATATGCCTGAGAGCAGCTGTTTCAGTCACTGTGACTTCAACTTCAGGGTGACTTCTCTTCAGCAGTACTTGTGCTCTGTGTTTACAGACTTATAACCTTATGATGCTAGAGCTAAAAGGGTAAAATTATTATTGAAATCATTGCATAAAGCACCTCTACttcagggtgttttttttaaaagacactttGACATCTCAGATGTATCCTTCTTGCAGAAGGCTGCTTGCAGAGTGATAGATACTTAATTGTTGCTGAAATATAAGGTAAATAAGAGCTATTTATACACAGATTTTCAATCTTTTTGCACATATATAATTGCTACATTCAGATGCTTTGGAAGTACAAGAAAGATTAGCTCTATGGAGCCTAAGTCCATTTTCTGAAGACCAGGAAAAGTCAAAGCATAAATTGCAGTCAATGAGGggatttgtttcccttttttttttttttttttaaaaacaaattctgataCATTGGTGCTACAATTAAATATAATgttactaaataatttttttttttttttttttttttaaatcggcGTTTGGAAtcttaaagaagggaaaaaaaaaaaaaaagactgaaaatattggAAGAGGCTTCTTCAAATCCAGACTCCTTGTTTGTGTATCTTTACTCTGCAGCAAGCATTTTGCTAATTTTGGATTTTGATAAAGTATTTTATACTGTCTTAATTATATGAACATCATGTGCTTATCTAACTAAATTTGTCCTTTTAAATGCTGAATTGTACATGAAAGACTGCACTTTGTCTtagcataaaataaatatttatactcCTATGTTGAAACACTTGTAACctgtttttctcttgaaaaacatgaaactgaatttcttcaatttttttttctttgaaagcagcAAAGTAAAACCAAATCCTACAGATTTCCTtttagaaatgaaagagaagtgatagcttcttttctttttatgacaTCCTTGAAATACAAAGGCTGTAAGGTCCTCCACTCTGCCCTTTTAGTGGGTAACCTTGGCAAGAGATTTATGAGTGATGTCACACgggatatttttcttcttccattttcttgtTAATTACAAATACTGGGGGGAAATTGCTTTTTGTATGTGTAATGGTTTCCTGAAGTTTGACCAGGGAAAGTACAGATAAAGAGCCAGTATGCTTGAGTAGTTTTGTAGAGCTGACTCTAATTACAGTAGTTCATCAGTCACGTTTTGTATGATTAATAACAATCAGCAGAGGTGAAATAGATGTGAAAAAACATCTGTCCTTTCCACCTAGGCCTTTTCTAGAATAGGATTTAAAGCAATATATGTAACTTGTGACAGCATACCTTTAAATCCTGGTCTGGACAAGGTCCTAGAGATTACTTCTCTAGCTGCGTAAAAGATTTGCATCAAGTTACGTGTCCATCTGATGTACCTATTCTGGTTGTGCTGTGGATAGCTTCCAGCTGGAGGGAAGAAAGTCCTGGCGACTAACTGAGAGGGGtgaagcaaaacaaatgaaaaagcgCATATACTCTGGGTGAACTTTGGTTGGGGTTGATttgggatttgggggttttgttttttgcttttaaattcgGGTTGTTTAGCAACATACTGGCTGAGTAGATGTATCTTTGTGGTGAATTCGAACAGGTACCATGTGGCTGCAGTGGCTCACCATCCATGCCCAGCCTGCCTCTCCACAGAGTGAAAGCAAACAGGTGCTGGCATGCTGGCCAGCATTTGATGGATGTTTGGATGTAGGTTTGCCCCCACACCAGCTCACTGGTAGGGTGTGGGTGGTCATGATTTTCACTGTCAGGATGTGTGAGCTGGAGGTGTCCCATGTAGCTAATGCAGTGTGGCTGTGGAAGGGGAGGACAGCTTTGAGAGCAAGTGTGCAGTAGGATTTAAGTGGCACATAGAAGAAGCAGTAAGTGGACACTTTCCTTTATACTTAGTAGATACACTGTGAATTTATTTATGGACTGCATTAGCTATTGTTTATGAAACTTAGTTTCAAATTGCATTCTGCAGTGCTCTGTCCTTCCCACATCTGCTACTCCAAGTAACACCAGcaggtgttaattttttttatctcACATCTGTTTATTCAGGTTTCTTCTTGTTCTGCCACATGTTGCATGGTTCCATTCAGACTGGAAGttaatcagaaataaatatgaaaatcaaTATAGGAACTATTTGTGTTAGATTTTGTAAAAACTTATTTAGCAAATATATAGTTAACCCAAGTTTATTTTTGAGTGCCACTGATGTTAAACTGAAGGCATAAATTAAAGAATATTAAACCAACTTGATAATAGAGGAAAACAGGTCCCTGTGATGTTTGTCATAAACACATTGGATTATGGATTCAGTGGAAGTATCTAATGAGGATGCTCCTTTGCTGGAGCAAAACTTTTCTTCAGTGCTTAGCTGTCAAATCAGAAGAATACTGAAGTGGGCTCTATAAGATCTGTTCTGAATCCACTATTTGTAAATATTCCATCATCCCTGTTATTGCCGAAATTTAGGCAAATACTCTTTTTGCAAAAGGTGCCAAGCTGGGAGGAGCTGTAAACTTCTGAGAATCCAGACTTTTCAGGACAGGATGGAGAAACAAGGTGAAATAAGATGGAGTTCAAAATGGAAGCAACAAAGATAGAAATAATTCCTGTGCTAACACAGAAGTAATCAACTAAGCAACTAAAAGATGAGGGAGAGTTCAAGGGATGATTTTAAGGTTAAAATGCATCTCAGGAGTCAAAACATTATCAATTATGAAGAGAGCAATTTAGTGTAATGGAAAGTACAAATTGAACAGGGCCTTCAAAGGCTGTGAATTGGCTGATCTCCTCTGAGGTGCTGAGTGCTGAGAAGTATTATGGGCAGAGAAATACTACTATTATAGTAGTACAATGCAATGTGAAAAGCATCCCAAGGAGGgcaatgaaaattatttattgaaaatattAGGTATGTTTTAGAGTAAGGGAGTGCAGGGAAAAGACTAAAGGGAGACTTAATCTGAGTCTTGAGGCATGATAATAGGTGGTAGTGCATGCTTATGCACATGAAGGGGGATAGTAATGCTCTTGTGTTTCAAGTCCACCATGGACAGGACTGGAAATAAGCTCTTAAATGGCAACAAAGGATCTGTGGTTGAGAAAACACTGCAATATAAAGATGACAGAGCTGTGGGGTAAATTGCATAGGAGCTCTGTAAATTGTGTATTGCTGTTGGGTCAGATCAGGTAGGTATCTCTGAAGAATATTTGCATTTGATTGATCCTTCTGCAGAGGCAGACTAGGAAGCTGCTTGAAGGCCTTGCTAGTTTATTCATAGTTGTTCCTGTGCTAAGGATGCTAGTGCCATCCACTGCCTTGCCATAGGAATGTGTATACTAAGGCAGTAGACTAACTCCACATAGATCGTTCTACAATCCATGATGGTTTGCAGTAGTTCAAAATGatcttaaagaaattaaagtggTGGAGTGATTTATAGAAGAAAATGATGGATTTTGATTGTCGTATAAATGCCAAGACAAAATGACATGTTTTCTGAGTAGGAAGCACACTTATAAATATTGCCTATTCCAAATCCTCTATTTTTGCTGTTGAGCGGTGGGAAAGTTAAATGTCATGATTGACTGCTCTGATGTTAGTAAGTGCGAGAGTTAGAATGGCTCACAGTAGGTGCTCACTGTGGTGTTGAATTGCACATTAATACTTCCCACCAGCTGGGGAAGTATTGCATTGTTCAGGCACATAGATGGATGGTGTTCAAGAACAAGGCTGTtattcaatatttaattttattttcaagcattCTTGGTCCCAGGTCTCATGTATTACATGATGTAGAATCTCAGAAATGTTGTTTGGGAGAGCTGTCTAGAGACTGCCTTCCATAACTCCTATGCAAATCCAATTCTTGATCAAATCAGCTATTGCTTTTGCTGAATGCTGAAAAACTCAAAGGGTGGAGATCCTACCACCTGTGGTAAGCTGTTTCTGTGCAGTTGTACCTTTCTAGTGAAAAAGATTTTCCTGTTGCCTGTTGTGATGCTCTTCTGTGTTCCGCTGGCGTCAGTGGGTCCAGTGTTAGAGTATCTGCTCTATGGTCATTACTGCATTTGCCTGTGTAACTGCTTGTATTAACAGTATGGCCATTTTATCCACAAGGACTGGAAGAACTATGGTTAGGAACATTTGTTGTTTTGGCAGTAGTGATGTACTGAATCTGAGAAGTGTGGAAATTTAGCATTTACAGTTGTAAGGCACAAGTCATTTTCAGAACAGTATGAACAGGCCATTCTGTATGGTTCAGTCTGGCCAATACTGTACTTTTTTAGCCTTGGAAACCGAGATCAAATGTGTTTTACTCAGGAGATAATGGTGAATCAATGAAAGATTTGGGACTAATATTTAAGGATTCCTAGTTCCTGTGTGGCAAGTTGTGCTTGGctggccaccaggtgcccaccaagctgctccaTCACTCCCCATCCTCAACAAGACAGGGGTTCTCCTGACAAAAAgtttgtgggtcaagataaggacagggaaatcACTTACTGATTAACATCACAGACTAGACTTGGGGAAATGAACTTAATTTACTGCCAGTCAATAacagagtagaataatgagaaataagaacaaatgtAAACACACCTTGCATctacccttcccttcttcccaggctcaggttCTCTTCCAAGCTCTACCTCCTTCCTGCAGGCATTGCAGAGGGATGGAGAATGGGGtattgtggtcagttcatcacgcgttgtctctgccactccttccccCTTACACTCTTCTTCAGGCTGCAGATCTGACATGGGGCAGCTTCTGGCATCGTCTCACAAAAGCCACCTCTTCAGCctccccccactaccaaaaccttgccgtACAAACCCAATACATCTCTGCTCTTCCAAAATATACTGTTTCACGGATactgtaattttgtttctgtttaaaacatcACAACTTCAGTTTGCAGAAAATGAAATACATGCAATTAATGGCTACTTCCAGAAGCAGTTTATTCAATTTGATTAAAAGCTCCTGAAGGGATGTAATTTATTTTGAGTTGCTTTAGAACTAAATGATAGTATGTAGTTGCTTTCTTCCCTGTAGCCTCCAGCTGAAGCCTTACCTTTTGCTTCTGCAGGTAGTGGAAGTAATTTCATACAAATACAAAACACCCTTTCAAAGTCTGAGGAAAATGcagtctttgatttcttttttcttgcccTCCCTTCTACCCATTGGTGGTCCATACAAGGGAAACTctggaagattatttttatcattaaaatgtatttagttcAGTTTCTGGTCATAGTACTGACAagcttctctgcttttattttagcCTTTGGACTTTCATCAGACTTGATTTTATGTCCATTCTAAGAGTTGaggatttaaaaatgaatttgagaaatgtaattattttgttagggtttggttgtttgtttttttttaagcagtactTTAGGCAGTATGCTACTCTGCTTCCCTTCAGGGCTCAGAAGTTTCCATGTACATTTACATTGACCTGGGTCTCCCACCTAATAAAATCTTGATTACCTAAGTGTACTATACTACTCAGTGTCAGCCATTCGCTTGAATTTAGAAGCATACCAAAATCAGGCTTGAGACACCTCTCTCCTATTTTGTCTTAAAGTAACATAAATCTGTTACTTTGCAGAGGTGTTGCAGACTCTTTCtcattctgctgcttttctgaaagggTATTCACTGCCACAGAAAATGttatcattattttgtttttcagatgactACTTTGGGCAACCTGACACCCTCAAGCACTGTGTTTTTCTGCTGTGATATGCAAGAGCGATTCCGGCCTGCCATCAAGTATTTTGGTGATATCATCAGCGTGGGCCAACGACTGGtatggcttttgcttttttttcttgtagtgagTTTTGATCACAcatgtaaattattatttcatacaCAGCCAGTTTACTGGTTATTCAATTTCAGATAATAATGATGACTTTGTTGTTATCATTCTttaataatttctgttcttgtaCGCTTTCCTCCCTGCCCTTTTGCAGCTCCAAGGTGCACGGCTCTTAGGAATTCCAGTTATTGTAACTGAACAGTATCCCAAAGGCCTTGGCAGCACTGTGCAAGAAATTGATTTAACAGGAGCTAAACTCGTGCTTCccaaaacaaaattttcaatGGTGTTGCCAGAAGTTGAAGCAGCATTAGCAGAGATTCCTGGAGTCCGCAGCGTTGTCCTGTTTGGAGTAGAAGTATGTGCCTTGTCATTCCTATACTGTTCTATAGTAATGTCTGTTGGCCCACAACAGTATTGTTTTCTGTAATTAGAAAACCAGTCAATTTATATTGCTAAGAGCTCAGATATCCTCTACAGACTAGATTATTCTtgtgttatttttctttgatattaTCTCATAATAAACTTTgaaattagatatttttaaactaCAGGCTCTTGTCTCAAGCTTGATAGGTATTTAAAACCCACATTGAGTTCACTAGTAATGTCAGggatagaaaaatatatatttcaaccTTACTTAATTATGTACTCTAATTTGGCATTGTGCTACTCATGTTTTATAATAATggtttgttggtgggttttttgcctttGATTTCTCCCCTGTAGACTCATGTCTGCATCCAGCAAACAGCACTGGAATTAATTGGCAGAGGTCTGGAAGTTCATA
Protein-coding regions in this window:
- the ISOC1 gene encoding isochorismatase domain-containing protein 1, which encodes MAAAEAAGTAAPGGGCCSPAGGGSVPVLFCFSVFARPSSVPHGAGYELLIQKFLSLYGDQIDMHRKFVVQLFAEEWSQYIDLPKGFLVSERCKVRLVPLQIQMTTLGNLTPSSTVFFCCDMQERFRPAIKYFGDIISVGQRLLQGARLLGIPVIVTEQYPKGLGSTVQEIDLTGAKLVLPKTKFSMVLPEVEAALAEIPGVRSVVLFGVETHVCIQQTALELIGRGLEVHIVADATSSRSMMDRMFALERLSRTGIIVTTSEAILLQLVADKEHPKFKEIQNLIKASAPESGLLSKV